The Mesobacillus jeotgali genome window below encodes:
- a CDS encoding S1 domain-containing RNA-binding protein: protein MSIEVGSKLQGKVTGITNFGAFVELPEGSTGLVHISEVADNYVKDINDHLKVGDQVEVKVINVEKDGKIGLSIKKAVDRPERPARPERSERPYSQRPRGGGRGNDNRNARPENFESKMAKFLKDSEDRLSSLKRNTESKRGGRGARRG from the coding sequence ATGTCAATCGAAGTAGGCAGCAAGCTACAGGGAAAGGTAACAGGCATTACAAATTTCGGGGCGTTCGTGGAACTGCCGGAAGGCTCAACCGGTCTTGTACACATCAGTGAGGTCGCAGATAACTATGTCAAGGATATCAATGACCACCTGAAAGTAGGCGACCAGGTTGAAGTAAAGGTAATCAATGTTGAGAAAGACGGTAAAATTGGGTTATCAATCAAGAAGGCAGTCGACCGACCAGAACGACCAGCTAGACCAGAAAGATCTGAACGACCTTACTCTCAACGTCCACGTGGCGGCGGAAGAGGAAACGACAACCGCAATGCCCGTCCTGAGAATTTCGAGTCCAAAATGGCGAAATTCCTCAAGGACAGTGAAGACCGTTTGTCATCTCTAAAGCGCAACACTGAATCCAAGCGCGGAGGAAGAGGAGCTAGAAGAGGGTAA
- the spoIIE gene encoding stage II sporulation protein E yields the protein MQKVERNMMEPIGEVHLEESRFRFAKGMSKLQSKIENLFLKKGYIFLIIGFLLGRALILAKLTPFSLPFFAAVYLIRKDRAPIALFGLVAGAATLTFTDAAFTFASVFLFLLLFKVTGKWIQNPMKVLPVYIFFTILIAKMLKALILSGNITMYEGMMTGVEAGLGLVLTFIFMQSIPLLTAGKRKQSLKTEEIVCLIIMLASVMTGTIGWTVYDLSVEHIMSRYLVLIFSFVAGATVGSTVGVVTGLIFSLANVSSFYHMSLLAFSGLLGGLLKEGKKPGVALGLFIATLLIGMYGEGGGALSQTLTESAAAVLLFFLTPQSLTSKIAKHIPGTAEYSAEQQQYMRKMRDVTAQRVVQFSNVFEALSKSFTTLQVQDETLETDRDMDYFLSNVTEKTCQTCFKKDHCWTRNFNTTYDYMSEIMQEMDQNSGAVPQKLSRDWDKHCTRSKKVMEIMQQQLTYYQANKKLKKQVQESRRLVADQLLGVSEVMGDFAKEIQRERENHSKQEEQILEALQDFGIHIEHVEIYSLEQGNVDIDMTIPYCQGHGECEKLIAPMLSDILKENIVVNSEECSTFPNGFCHVTFRSAKAFAVATGVAHAAKDGDLISGDSYSTIELSGGKYAIAISDGMGNGERAHSESRDTLLLLQQILQSGIEEKVAIKSVNSILSLRTTDEIFSTLDLVMIDLQNASARFLKIGSTPSFIKRGGKVMKVQASNLPMGILQEFEVDVVSEQLKAGDLLVMMSDGVFEGPKHVENYDLWMKRKIMELQTEDPQAIADLIMEEVIRSRDGSIEDDMTVVVAKIDHNIPKWASIPVTNYQKRA from the coding sequence ATGCAAAAGGTAGAAAGGAACATGATGGAACCGATCGGTGAAGTTCATCTCGAGGAATCACGATTCAGGTTTGCAAAAGGCATGTCGAAGCTGCAATCCAAAATTGAAAACCTTTTCCTGAAAAAAGGCTATATCTTCTTGATTATTGGATTCTTGCTTGGCCGTGCCTTAATACTGGCAAAGTTAACCCCTTTTAGCCTTCCATTTTTTGCGGCTGTGTATTTGATCCGGAAAGACCGCGCGCCTATTGCGCTGTTTGGTCTGGTTGCCGGGGCTGCAACCTTGACTTTTACTGACGCCGCCTTCACCTTCGCTTCTGTATTCTTATTTTTACTGTTATTCAAGGTGACGGGCAAATGGATCCAGAACCCGATGAAAGTCCTTCCGGTTTATATATTTTTTACTATTTTAATAGCCAAAATGTTAAAAGCTCTAATTTTGTCAGGAAATATCACGATGTATGAGGGAATGATGACTGGAGTCGAAGCTGGGTTGGGTCTTGTGTTGACATTCATCTTCATGCAAAGCATTCCTTTATTGACAGCCGGAAAGCGCAAGCAGTCATTGAAAACGGAGGAAATTGTCTGTTTGATCATCATGCTTGCGTCCGTGATGACGGGAACGATTGGGTGGACAGTCTATGATTTGTCGGTAGAGCACATAATGTCCCGTTATTTGGTCCTCATTTTTTCTTTTGTCGCTGGTGCTACAGTAGGCTCGACAGTTGGTGTCGTCACAGGACTGATCTTCAGTCTCGCAAATGTGTCGAGTTTTTACCATATGAGCCTGCTGGCTTTCTCCGGATTGCTTGGCGGCTTGCTAAAAGAAGGAAAGAAGCCAGGGGTGGCACTTGGCCTTTTCATCGCCACGCTGTTGATAGGCATGTATGGCGAAGGAGGCGGTGCGCTTAGCCAGACGCTGACCGAATCGGCTGCAGCAGTCCTGTTGTTTTTCCTGACGCCGCAATCACTTACGTCAAAAATCGCCAAACATATTCCGGGAACGGCGGAGTATTCAGCCGAACAGCAACAATATATGAGAAAAATGAGAGATGTGACTGCGCAGCGTGTCGTCCAGTTCTCCAATGTATTTGAAGCTCTGTCGAAAAGCTTTACTACCCTGCAGGTGCAGGATGAAACACTGGAAACGGACCGCGATATGGATTATTTCTTGAGCAATGTCACAGAAAAAACATGCCAGACATGCTTTAAGAAAGACCATTGCTGGACAAGGAACTTTAATACAACCTATGACTATATGAGCGAGATTATGCAAGAGATGGATCAAAATTCTGGTGCCGTACCGCAAAAACTTTCACGCGATTGGGACAAGCATTGCACCAGGTCGAAAAAGGTCATGGAAATCATGCAGCAGCAGCTTACCTATTATCAGGCAAATAAAAAGCTTAAGAAGCAGGTTCAGGAAAGCAGGCGTCTTGTGGCAGACCAATTGCTAGGCGTATCAGAAGTCATGGGGGATTTCGCTAAGGAAATCCAGCGCGAGCGTGAAAACCACTCTAAGCAAGAGGAACAAATCCTCGAGGCTCTCCAGGATTTCGGCATCCATATCGAGCATGTTGAAATCTACAGTCTCGAACAAGGAAATGTGGATATCGACATGACCATTCCATATTGCCAGGGACATGGTGAATGCGAAAAGCTGATCGCACCGATGCTATCGGATATCCTGAAAGAAAATATCGTGGTCAATTCTGAAGAATGTTCGACATTCCCGAATGGTTTTTGCCATGTGACATTCCGTTCTGCCAAAGCCTTTGCTGTAGCAACAGGAGTGGCACATGCCGCAAAGGATGGAGACCTGATTTCAGGAGACAGTTATTCTACGATTGAGCTGAGCGGAGGGAAGTATGCCATTGCCATCAGTGATGGAATGGGCAATGGTGAAAGAGCACATTCCGAAAGCCGGGATACTTTATTGCTGCTTCAACAAATCCTGCAATCTGGCATTGAAGAAAAAGTAGCGATAAAATCTGTGAACTCAATCCTATCATTAAGGACAACCGATGAAATTTTCTCCACGCTGGACTTGGTGATGATCGATCTGCAAAACGCATCTGCCCGATTCTTGAAAATTGGTTCGACGCCAAGCTTCATCAAGCGTGGCGGAAAGGTGATGAAGGTCCAGGCGAGCAACTTGCCGATGGGCATACTGCAGGAATTCGAGGTGGATGTCGTTAGCGAACAGCTTAAGGCAGGCGACCTGCTGGTGATGATGAGCGATGGTGTATTCGAAGGGCCTAAGCATGTCGAGAATTATGATTTATGGATGAAACGGAAAATCATGGAGCTTCAGACAGAGGATCCGCAGGCGATTGCCGACTTGATCATGGAGGAGGTCATCCGTTCCCGTGACGGCTCTATCGAAGATGACATGACCGTCGTTGTTGCGAAAATCGATCACAATATCCCGAAATGGGCTTCAATCCCTGTGACCAATTATCAAAAGAGAGCTTAA
- a CDS encoding VWA domain-containing protein codes for MKTGTIRQILLITDGCSNQGEDPIAMAALAKEQGITVNVIGVMEQDVIDEQGMTEIEGIAMSGGGVSQIVYAQQLSQTVQMVTRKAMTQTLQGVVNKELQQILGGGRTVEDLPPEQRGEVMEVVDELGETVELDVLILVDTSASMKHKLPTVKEALLDLSLSLNARSGDNRFSVFVFPGKRKDVEKLLDWTPRLESLTSIFAKLTTGGITPTGPAIREALSHFNKKRSLRSLLSGDDESFFEESV; via the coding sequence ATGAAAACAGGTACAATCAGGCAAATATTGCTCATTACGGATGGCTGTTCGAACCAGGGTGAAGATCCGATTGCGATGGCTGCGCTGGCCAAGGAGCAGGGGATTACAGTCAATGTCATTGGTGTGATGGAACAGGATGTTATAGATGAACAGGGCATGACAGAAATCGAGGGAATCGCTATGTCGGGCGGTGGTGTAAGCCAGATTGTGTACGCGCAGCAATTATCGCAAACTGTCCAGATGGTGACGAGGAAAGCGATGACCCAGACACTTCAAGGTGTAGTCAATAAGGAACTCCAGCAAATCCTTGGAGGAGGCCGTACAGTGGAAGACCTTCCGCCAGAGCAGCGCGGCGAGGTGATGGAGGTTGTGGACGAGCTTGGGGAAACAGTCGAGCTGGATGTGTTGATTCTTGTCGATACGAGCGCAAGTATGAAGCACAAGCTTCCTACAGTGAAGGAAGCCTTGCTGGACTTGAGTTTAAGCTTGAATGCAAGGTCCGGAGACAACCGCTTTTCGGTATTTGTATTTCCCGGGAAACGAAAAGATGTCGAAAAATTGCTGGATTGGACGCCGAGGCTTGAGTCGCTCACGAGTATTTTTGCCAAGCTGACAACCGGAGGAATTACGCCGACAGGTCCTGCCATTCGCGAGGCACTTTCCCATTTTAATAAAAAACGATCTTTAAGGAGCCTATTGTCCGGTGATGATGAATCCTTCTTTGAAGAATCTGTGTAA
- a CDS encoding protein kinase domain-containing protein: MMNPSLKNLCKVIPGTIIEGKWHHNRYTIIKELGFGANGIVYLARHNNKQVALKMSDNGMSITSEVNVLKSFAKVQGSALGPSLLDVDDWERPGKMVSFYAMEFIKGPDFLAFLQQKGPDWTGVMLLQLLADLQLLHENGWVFGDLKPDNLIVTGPPARIRCIDVGGTTMQGRSIKEFTEFFDRGYWGLGSRKAEPGYDLFAVGMIMVNTAYPKRFTKKSGGINEIMEKVKQSRELRIYEKVIYKALAGKYQSAMEMRSDLLQVHQPASEPNRSTRQQKTASPKQAQSHTKANPARTNSNAAGRQTRTGYNKNKNKNKNKKKSSALETVTIILIISLLYFFYIYSQIT; this comes from the coding sequence ATGATGAATCCTTCTTTGAAGAATCTGTGTAAAGTCATTCCTGGTACGATCATCGAAGGGAAATGGCATCACAATCGATATACAATCATAAAAGAGCTTGGCTTTGGAGCGAATGGGATTGTTTATCTGGCAAGGCACAATAACAAACAAGTCGCATTGAAAATGAGTGACAATGGAATGTCGATCACTTCTGAGGTCAATGTGTTGAAATCTTTTGCCAAGGTCCAGGGATCTGCCCTCGGACCTTCTTTGCTGGATGTGGATGACTGGGAACGTCCTGGAAAAATGGTGAGCTTTTATGCAATGGAATTCATTAAGGGACCTGATTTCCTTGCTTTCCTGCAGCAAAAAGGCCCTGACTGGACAGGTGTAATGCTCCTTCAGCTGCTTGCAGATTTGCAGCTGCTCCATGAAAATGGCTGGGTATTTGGCGATTTGAAGCCGGATAACCTAATTGTGACTGGACCACCTGCAAGGATTCGCTGTATAGATGTCGGCGGTACGACAATGCAGGGGCGGTCGATAAAAGAATTCACTGAATTCTTTGACCGGGGTTATTGGGGTCTCGGAAGCAGGAAAGCAGAACCAGGCTATGATTTATTTGCTGTCGGCATGATCATGGTGAACACCGCCTATCCGAAAAGGTTTACGAAGAAGTCGGGCGGAATAAATGAAATCATGGAAAAAGTAAAACAAAGCCGAGAGTTGAGGATCTATGAAAAGGTCATCTACAAGGCGCTTGCAGGTAAATATCAATCCGCCATGGAGATGAGGTCCGACCTGCTGCAAGTCCATCAGCCAGCTTCGGAACCGAACAGAAGCACCCGACAGCAAAAAACGGCATCGCCAAAACAAGCGCAATCACATACAAAGGCAAATCCAGCGAGGACAAATTCAAACGCAGCGGGACGGCAAACACGGACGGGATACAATAAGAATAAGAATAAGAATAAGAATAAGAAGAAATCCTCTGCGCTTGAAACAGTCACCATTATTTTGATTATCTCTTTATTATATTTTTTCTATATTTATAGCCAGATTACCTGA
- the tilS gene encoding tRNA lysidine(34) synthetase TilS — MIETKVNTFLEKHGFQLNNKSIAVGVSGGPDSIALLHFLSEQRVRNSLNIVAVHVDHMFRGDESYQDALFVKAFCDERNIPFEMKRVDVPAYMRETGLSSQQAARACRYDFFQKVMEQHQLHYLALGHHGDDQVETVLMRLTRGSSGKARAGMPFSRGFGPFTIFRPFLCLTKADLEMYCSIHSLEPRIDPSNEKEYYSRNRFRKNVLPFLKEENPAVHEHFQRFSEELQMDEEYLIELTSEELNKVMKKEDKRISIRISSFQEMPMPLQRRGIKLILNYLYNDRPASLSAIHIEKIFSIIRNPHPSGTLDFPGGLRIIRSYGNCHFELNPPEGQSYRFELSGPDQLILPNGDLIDAQLLNDSHERELSNDRYIVDLEQSGTPLIIRTRQNGDRMSLKGMKGSKKVKDIFIDMKIPLAQRDEWPIVTDSEGRILWLPGLKKSNNEATKGNRLLLLTYIKY, encoded by the coding sequence ATGATTGAGACAAAGGTAAATACCTTTCTTGAAAAGCATGGTTTTCAGCTGAATAATAAGTCAATTGCAGTTGGTGTGTCGGGAGGCCCTGACTCAATCGCGCTGCTCCACTTTTTATCTGAGCAGCGGGTAAGGAATTCGCTCAACATTGTAGCAGTCCACGTGGACCATATGTTCCGCGGGGATGAGTCCTATCAGGATGCGCTGTTTGTCAAAGCTTTTTGTGATGAACGCAATATTCCCTTTGAAATGAAAAGGGTCGATGTACCGGCCTATATGCGCGAGACAGGGTTAAGCTCCCAGCAGGCTGCCCGTGCATGCCGTTACGACTTTTTTCAGAAAGTGATGGAACAGCACCAGCTTCATTACCTTGCATTGGGACATCATGGTGATGACCAGGTCGAAACGGTACTGATGAGGCTCACCAGGGGAAGTTCCGGGAAAGCCAGGGCAGGGATGCCCTTTTCAAGGGGCTTCGGTCCGTTCACGATTTTCAGGCCCTTTTTATGCCTGACAAAAGCTGACCTTGAAATGTACTGCTCCATTCATTCCTTGGAGCCAAGAATCGATCCCAGCAATGAAAAGGAATACTATAGCAGGAATCGATTCAGGAAAAATGTTCTCCCTTTTTTAAAAGAAGAGAATCCAGCGGTCCATGAGCACTTCCAGCGTTTCAGCGAGGAACTGCAGATGGATGAGGAGTATCTTATTGAATTAACTAGCGAAGAATTGAATAAAGTAATGAAGAAAGAGGACAAAAGGATAAGTATTAGGATCAGTTCTTTTCAGGAAATGCCAATGCCTTTACAAAGAAGAGGGATTAAACTAATATTAAATTATCTTTACAATGATCGACCTGCTTCTCTTTCCGCTATACATATTGAAAAGATTTTTTCAATAATTCGCAATCCCCATCCATCAGGCACTCTTGATTTCCCCGGCGGTTTAAGAATTATACGATCGTATGGAAATTGCCACTTTGAATTGAATCCGCCAGAAGGGCAAAGCTATCGTTTCGAATTATCTGGACCAGATCAGCTGATTTTGCCGAATGGCGATCTCATTGATGCTCAATTGCTCAATGATTCTCATGAACGTGAACTTTCCAATGATCGCTATATCGTTGACCTGGAACAATCAGGGACTCCGCTGATTATCCGGACAAGGCAAAATGGCGACAGGATGTCATTAAAGGGGATGAAGGGTTCAAAAAAAGTAAAGGATATTTTCATCGATATGAAAATTCCGCTGGCCCAAAGAGATGAATGGCCTATTGTGACAGACAGTGAAGGCAGGATCCTTTGGCTTCCGGGCCTGAAAAAATCGAACAATGAAGCAACAAAAGGAAACAGGTTATTACTATTAACTTATATAAAGTATTGA
- the hpt gene encoding hypoxanthine phosphoribosyltransferase, giving the protein MKNDIEKVLFTEEEIQEKTRQLAAQLTDEYKDRFPLAIGVLKGAMPFMGDLLKRVDAYLEMDFMDVSSYGNAMVSSGEVKILKDLDTSVEGRDILIIEDIIDSGLTLSYLVELFRYRKAKSIKIVTLLDKPTGRKADITADYVGFIVPDEFVVGYGLDYAEKYRNLPYIGVLKPEVYTK; this is encoded by the coding sequence ATGAAAAATGATATTGAAAAGGTATTATTTACAGAAGAGGAAATTCAGGAAAAGACAAGGCAGCTGGCGGCTCAATTAACGGATGAATACAAGGACCGTTTTCCGCTAGCAATTGGTGTTTTAAAAGGTGCGATGCCATTCATGGGCGACCTGCTCAAACGTGTGGATGCGTACCTTGAAATGGACTTCATGGATGTTTCCAGCTATGGAAATGCCATGGTTTCTTCCGGAGAGGTAAAAATCCTTAAAGACCTTGATACCTCTGTAGAAGGAAGAGATATCCTGATCATCGAGGACATCATCGACAGCGGTTTGACACTCAGCTATCTTGTTGAGCTTTTCAGATACCGCAAGGCAAAATCAATCAAGATTGTCACACTGCTAGATAAACCTACAGGAAGAAAGGCAGACATTACTGCTGACTATGTAGGATTCATCGTTCCTGACGAGTTCGTCGTCGGATATGGTCTTGATTATGCGGAAAAATACCGCAACCTGCCATATATCGGAGTCCTGAAGCCAGAAGTGTACACAAAGTAA
- the ftsH gene encoding ATP-dependent zinc metalloprotease FtsH, whose product MNRIFRNTIFYLLIFLVIIGVVSFFNGNNQPTEPISYDKFMQELEAGNVDGDLTLQPERGVYEVRGQMKGQEEGKGFITYVWSNPDTLNRIEQAAQAAEVEILPAKETSGWVTFFTSIIPFIIIFILFFFLLNQAQGGGSRVMNFGKSKAKLYNEEKKKVRFKDVAGADEEKQELVEVVEFLKDPRKFADLGARIPKGILLVGPPGTGKTLLARAVAGEAGVPFFSISGSDFVEMFVGVGASRVRDLFETAKKNAPCIIFIDEIDAVGRQRGAGLGGGHDEREQTLNQLLVEMDGFGANEGIIIVAATNRPDILDPALLRPGRFDRQITVDRPDVTGREAVLKVHARNKPLDESVNLKSIAARTPGFSGADLENLLNEAALVAARRDKKKIDMLDLDEATDRVIAGPAKKTRVISKKERNIVAFHEAGHTVIGVVLDEAEMVHKVTIVPRGQAGGYAVMLPKEDRYFMTKPELLDKITGLLGGRVAEEIVFGEVSTGAHNDFQRATGIARRMVTEFGMSDKLGPMQFGQAQGQVFLGRDLNNEQNYSDKIAYEIDVEIQTIIKECYARAKNLLTEHRDKLDIIANTLLEVETLDAEQIKHLIDHGRLPDRKISVDNDDMKVTINKKKDEMPAIEETDKKVDSVIEDPKAIDENPKE is encoded by the coding sequence ATGAATCGGATCTTCCGTAATACCATCTTTTATTTATTGATATTTTTAGTCATTATCGGAGTTGTGAGTTTCTTTAATGGCAATAACCAGCCAACTGAACCAATCTCTTACGATAAATTCATGCAGGAACTTGAGGCAGGCAATGTTGATGGTGATCTGACACTGCAGCCTGAACGTGGTGTGTATGAGGTAAGAGGCCAGATGAAAGGCCAAGAGGAAGGTAAAGGCTTCATCACATATGTCTGGAGCAATCCAGATACCCTAAACAGGATTGAACAAGCAGCACAAGCTGCAGAGGTTGAAATTTTACCTGCTAAGGAAACAAGTGGATGGGTGACATTCTTTACGTCCATCATTCCGTTTATCATCATTTTCATTCTGTTCTTCTTCTTGCTGAACCAGGCTCAGGGCGGCGGAAGCCGTGTCATGAACTTCGGCAAGAGCAAAGCGAAGCTTTATAACGAAGAAAAGAAGAAAGTCCGCTTCAAGGATGTAGCGGGTGCAGATGAAGAAAAGCAAGAACTTGTCGAGGTTGTCGAGTTCCTGAAAGACCCTCGCAAATTTGCTGACCTTGGGGCTCGCATACCAAAGGGAATCCTTTTGGTGGGACCTCCGGGTACTGGTAAGACCTTGCTAGCCCGTGCTGTTGCAGGCGAAGCTGGAGTGCCATTCTTCTCGATCAGTGGTTCCGACTTCGTGGAAATGTTTGTCGGTGTCGGTGCATCTCGTGTGCGTGACCTATTCGAAACAGCAAAAAAGAATGCTCCATGTATCATTTTCATAGATGAAATCGATGCAGTCGGCCGCCAGCGTGGCGCTGGACTTGGCGGAGGGCATGACGAGCGTGAACAGACGCTTAACCAGTTGCTTGTAGAAATGGATGGATTCGGAGCCAACGAAGGGATCATCATCGTTGCAGCGACGAACAGACCTGATATCCTTGACCCGGCATTGCTGCGTCCAGGACGTTTTGACCGCCAGATCACAGTTGACCGCCCTGATGTAACAGGCCGTGAAGCAGTATTGAAGGTACATGCTAGAAATAAGCCTCTGGATGAGTCAGTTAACTTGAAAAGTATTGCGGCCCGTACTCCAGGCTTCTCTGGTGCGGACCTTGAAAACCTACTGAACGAAGCTGCGCTTGTTGCAGCAAGGAGAGATAAGAAGAAGATTGACATGCTGGATCTGGATGAGGCAACAGACCGCGTCATAGCTGGTCCAGCCAAGAAGACCCGTGTCATCTCGAAGAAAGAAAGAAATATTGTTGCATTCCATGAAGCGGGCCATACCGTCATTGGGGTTGTACTTGATGAGGCAGAAATGGTCCATAAGGTAACGATTGTTCCTCGCGGGCAGGCAGGCGGATACGCTGTCATGCTTCCAAAGGAAGACCGTTACTTCATGACGAAGCCAGAGCTTCTTGATAAAATCACTGGCCTCCTTGGCGGCCGTGTAGCTGAAGAAATCGTATTCGGCGAAGTAAGCACAGGTGCACACAATGACTTCCAGCGTGCAACAGGCATTGCGAGAAGGATGGTTACTGAATTCGGTATGAGTGACAAGCTCGGACCAATGCAGTTCGGCCAGGCACAGGGTCAGGTATTCTTAGGCCGTGACCTGAACAATGAACAAAACTATTCTGACAAGATCGCATATGAAATTGATGTGGAAATTCAGACAATCATCAAGGAATGCTATGCAAGAGCGAAAAACCTTCTGACAGAGCATCGTGATAAGCTTGATATCATCGCGAACACATTGTTAGAGGTAGAAACTCTTGACGCAGAACAAATCAAGCATTTGATCGACCATGGCCGTCTTCCTGATCGCAAAATCAGTGTCGATAACGACGACATGAAAGTAACAATCAACAAGAAAAAAGATGAAATGCCTGCAATCGAAGAAACTGACAAGAAAGTTGACTCAGTCATCGAAGATCCAAAGGCCATCGATGAAAATCCAAAAGAATAG
- a CDS encoding type III pantothenate kinase: protein MIFVFDVGNTNIVLGVYDKEELKHHWRIETNRHRTEDEFGMIVKNLFDHVELSFSDIDGIIISSVVPPIMFSLERMCQKYFHIKPLVVGPGIKTGLDIKYENPREVGADRIVNAVAAIHEYGSPLVIVDFGTATTYCYINEHNQYMGGAIAPGIGISTEALYSRAAKLPRIEISRPDDVVGKNTVSAMQAGILYGYVGQVEGIVKRMKDKSKVPPKVIATGGLANLIALESNIIDAVDPFLTLKGLQLIYKRNMEKNN from the coding sequence TTGATTTTTGTTTTTGACGTCGGGAATACAAATATTGTGTTAGGTGTTTATGATAAGGAAGAGTTGAAGCACCATTGGAGAATCGAAACGAATCGCCATAGAACGGAAGATGAATTTGGCATGATTGTCAAAAACCTATTTGACCATGTCGAACTTTCTTTTTCAGATATAGATGGAATCATTATCTCTTCTGTCGTGCCTCCGATCATGTTCTCGCTTGAGCGGATGTGCCAGAAGTACTTTCACATCAAACCGTTGGTCGTGGGGCCTGGCATCAAGACCGGACTTGACATTAAATATGAAAATCCAAGAGAAGTCGGAGCGGACAGGATTGTCAATGCGGTCGCGGCCATTCATGAGTATGGCAGCCCGCTGGTCATTGTCGACTTTGGGACTGCGACAACCTACTGCTATATAAATGAGCATAATCAATATATGGGCGGAGCGATTGCACCGGGGATCGGCATTTCCACTGAAGCCCTTTATTCAAGGGCAGCTAAGCTACCGCGGATAGAAATCAGCAGGCCGGATGATGTGGTTGGAAAGAACACGGTTTCGGCCATGCAAGCTGGCATTCTATATGGATATGTTGGACAAGTAGAGGGAATAGTTAAACGGATGAAAGATAAGAGTAAAGTTCCTCCAAAAGTCATCGCAACTGGAGGCCTGGCAAATTTGATTGCCCTGGAATCGAATATCATCGATGCCGTCGATCCATTTTTGACATTAAAGGGACTGCAGCTTATCTATAAGCGTAATATGGAAAAAAACAATTAA
- the hslO gene encoding Hsp33 family molecular chaperone HslO, whose amino-acid sequence MSDYLVKALAFDGQIRAYAAKTTETVGEAQRRHYTWPVASAALGRSMTAGVMMGAMLKGDDKLTIKIEGGGPLGLILVDSNAKGQVRGYVSNPHVHFDLNEHGKLDVRKGVGTDGTLTVVKDLGLRDYFTGQVPIVSGELGEDFTYYFATSEQVNSSVGVGVLVNPDNSIKAAGGFIIQLMPGTTEETITAIEQRLQSIPPVSKLIEKGLSPEELLEELFGKENVKVLDTMPVNFECNCSKDRFSNALISLGADEIRDMIETEGQAEAHCHFCNEKYMFTKEELEEIEREAK is encoded by the coding sequence ATGAGTGATTATTTAGTAAAGGCACTTGCTTTTGACGGACAGATCAGGGCATATGCAGCAAAAACAACCGAAACCGTTGGAGAGGCACAGCGCCGCCATTATACATGGCCTGTAGCATCTGCCGCACTTGGCCGGTCCATGACAGCTGGCGTCATGATGGGTGCGATGCTCAAGGGCGATGATAAATTAACGATCAAAATCGAAGGCGGAGGCCCACTTGGACTTATTCTTGTGGACAGCAATGCCAAGGGACAGGTAAGGGGCTATGTGTCGAATCCCCATGTCCACTTCGACTTGAACGAGCACGGCAAGCTTGATGTAAGAAAAGGCGTCGGTACAGACGGAACGCTTACGGTCGTGAAGGATTTGGGACTGCGCGACTATTTTACAGGACAGGTGCCAATTGTATCAGGTGAGCTAGGTGAGGACTTCACTTATTACTTCGCAACATCTGAACAGGTCAATTCTTCAGTTGGTGTAGGTGTACTGGTTAATCCAGATAACTCCATCAAGGCAGCGGGAGGATTCATCATCCAGCTGATGCCTGGTACAACAGAAGAAACGATTACAGCGATCGAACAGCGATTGCAATCGATCCCGCCAGTATCAAAGCTGATTGAAAAAGGACTATCTCCGGAAGAATTGCTGGAAGAATTGTTTGGTAAAGAGAATGTAAAAGTTCTTGATACAATGCCTGTGAACTTTGAATGCAATTGCTCGAAGGACCGATTCAGCAACGCCTTGATCAGCCTTGGTGCAGATGAAATCCGAGATATGATCGAGACAGAGGGTCAGGCAGAAGCACACTGCCATTTCTGCAATGAGAAATATATGTTCACTAAAGAAGAACTGGAAGAGATAGAGAGAGAAGCAAAATAA